TTTAAGCGTTCGCAATAGGTCTTGTTGGCCTCCCCACCGCCTCCTCGCCTCGAACCGCGATCTGTCATGGCTTCAAGCCCGAGAGACAATGTTTGGCTTGACCACAGTTCAGATAGCTTTCTTCATTCCAAATCACGGTGCATCATATACTTGCCGTCTGCGAGACTCTCGTCGTCCCGAGCCTCGATGTCGAAGTGTTTCGTTCGTCGCTCAGCTTGGTCGCTAGGGAACGGATGATATGTTTCGGAGCGATCACGATTGCGTTGCACTCTTCGTTGCTTGTCTTCGAAGCACGATCCAAGCTGCCCTCTCTTCTGCTCAGCCCGAGATCAGTGGTTTATCGTATCGGATACGTGCTATGCGGGCAGTACTGGAAGGGCAATCAGCATCTCGAAGCGTTTGTCCCATATAGGGACAGAAACGAAAGCGATGCGAGCTTCGTTGATGGTATCGCTTTCGCACTCATTCTGTAACACTAGTCAGCTTACGCTGCGAGGGTGTTCAGAATTTTGTAGGCACTCCTTTCCACGCTTTGCGGAGCAAGATCTGGAGGAGAGAGGGTTCATCTGGTAGGAGAGTGGTAAAGCGGCATCGACGAAGGCCCGCAAGTAGGCTATTCTTGAGGCCTTGTAGATTTCTGGGAACAAAATTTTGTAGTACTCATCGGTTCGAACGTACCTCGAGTTTGCGTTGCTATCCAGCCGTGACAAGGCTTGTCATCCTTCTCACACAAGCTAGCTCCACTACACGTGGGCTTGCTTCGAAGGACCTATTGGCAACGTTTAGAGGTAGGTGTAGTAGGACCGATAAAGGCAAGGAGGAGGGCTGTTGTCTTAGCTCCAAAGATTTCTAGTGAGTGGAGCTCTAGGTCAGTGCTGTATGTCAAGCAGTGCCCGTAGGCCAGGCAAGCTGTATAGCGCTAGCCAATGATATTGATCCAATGCATGATGCTGAGTAAAGGGAATTTGAGTAGATCGTACTAAGACAACCCTTAGTGAGCAGATGACGGCCTTGAAACTTGCCAATCTGAGAAAGCCGGAGGTCCAGTAGAGCGGCACAAGCATCAAGCCTGCGATGCCAAGCGGCTAGAGGCGTGAGATATAGGTGACAAGTCATACAAACATGACATTTTATCGCTTTACGCACGTTCCATGAGCTCGAGAGACCGACCGCTTACATATCAACAATCTGGGAGCAAGAGGAGGCATCTGTAGCACTCTCTCGTGCCCCGCAACGGTCCTGAGACTGACGTTTGGGCACTAGCCATCGTTATACTCTCTAGATGACAGTATTTACATTTGCCTATAAGCAGTCGTGTTTCAGAATGTTCGGTTAGGCCTCTTGCCTGCGAAACCCTACCATTTTCCCATGTACCCTATAGGGCTGTGTCAAATTCGTCACAAGCTTACGTTGAGCACATGGGTGTAAGCTTTGATCTGGACGAAGCAATTCGTCATCAACCCCCCCTGGATAGCGATGCAAGGGAAAGGCCTCTTCTAAGCAGATTCGGGGATGCAAGTACTGACTGCTAGAGTTGTCGCAAAAGTCTAAATGCCAAGGAGTTGATCTGTACCTTGCCTTCTGTGTCCCATATAGAGATGACGGCTTGTATAGAGGCCGATTGCCTACCCAATAATTATCAATGTAAGCACTACTTCGGGTTACTTAAAGGCCCGCCGAAGTGAGGCATCTCCCTGCTGCAAGCACGCCAAGAGGGAGCAATGCATTTACAGCCATCCAGAACCCCAACCGTGGGAATTTGCATGTTGTTGAGCTGTATTAGTAGTGGCATTTCACCATACATGAACTATGGGAGGACCTCGCACGATGTAATGACCCTTTTGCGAGACTATTTCCATATGTAAATGCAAAGAGAGCCACATGCAAGACGGTTTGAACAAGAATACGGCCGCAGTGTCGAACCCAGTCTGTGATCCAGCTCAGCAATAGGGATTGCAATCCATGCCTAAGTACTATCTTTGTCGACATTCTCGTCACACAATGTCTTCGGCTTGACCTCGTCAGGGAGGCTCAACGAGCCACTGTTTGAATACTAGCAAGCATAAGCGTCAGCAATCCATGGTTGTACGGCCGTTTCACTTGCCAGGAGATACACAATTGCCTCACGAGCAAGTCCGGCGTTGGCCGCAGCACAGGTATTGCTCGTATTCTGCCGCCGGCGACGATGGAATGCAGCGGCACAGTCGGCTCTCAACCAATATATAAGACAGTCCATCGACTGTCAAGTTGAAAGAAGCATCAGACACAACGACACAACACATCTCCGAACAACAACACTTCAACCGCCACAATAGTCAActtcatctccatcttcgcTTCCGTCTTGGGATTGACCTCCCTCGCGGTATGATTTACACCTCTTGGAGAACAGATGAACATTGTTAATGGTTCTGAACAGATGGCTTGCAAGCAATCGGCCTGCTGCTACAGGGTAGACTTCGCTGCAAGGGACGCTTACAGTTGTGACGATAGCTGACCAATTCTTAGGATCAATGCAGCGGCGAAATCCTTCAAGACTGCGGCGCTAAGTGCTGCAGCACCAACCCAAGAATGGAAAACCGTGGTCAGGGCGAGCAGCTGTACTACTACGGTGTCGCCTGCGCCACATAGATGGCTGCATACGCACCTACAATGGCGGAGACGATGCCCCTGGGTGGGGAGGGATTGGTGGTAGCAGGTGAGTATCTAGGTGGGTGTGGGCATCTTTCGCATGAGAAGGGAACGAAGCTGGAGGAGGCCAAGCTATTTCTAGCAACCCAAAGGTCGGGCACGCCCAGGCACTACCTTTCAACTAACACAAAAACCCGTAGCAATCAACCAAATATTTGCTACATCCTGTCGCTCGGAACGTTATCACAGCCCTACCTCTTTTGTTGACCGTCGTGAGACAACACCGGTCGACAAAGTAAATCGACCGGATCTGGTTTCACGTGAGAATCATGGTCGATCAATGCAATCATATCGTTTTCATTCATAAAGCTAGCTTTGCGTCGATCGTCGACGCCCATACCTGGTCAGTGGAAGAGTGCTCGCGTACCGCCGCGGCCGTGCAGCCACTCGATGGCATACAGAGCATCATATCTTCTCGACCCAGTGAACCCATCATGTCGCCGCAGGGCTAGTGCCTTTGATGCAGCGTGCGAATGGAAACAGCGCAGTGCACAGTGAAACCTCGCTCATTTGACCGAAGCACCTGGATGTTGGGAGTCCCGCCCGTCATTGTCGAACGTGTTATGCGTACGTCGGGCAGTCTTCGAGTTGGTGGGAAAAGCAGGTCATTTAGGCCAACTCGGAGTCAGTGAAGACCATCTGTTCATTTGCCTCGCGACCATCCTCGAGAGCGCGCTTGGCGTTGGATGGGTCGCCGGTCCACTATTGTCAAGTCAGCTTAATTCAAAATGCACTCGTGAAGGTGTCAACTTACGTAGTTGGGACGCGGGTACTCGCCCGAGTGGCAGATGCCCTCATGCCAGAAGGGAACAGTCGGGAAGACGTGCTGAAGAGCGTTGACGAGCTGCTCGTTGTTGCGGTCGTCCTTACGCTGGTTGTCGAGGACGTCTGGTGTCTCGAACTGCAGAGAGGTCTGGTCGCCCTCGATGCGAGAGCAGGCGAAGCCAGAGCCAGCGTTGATGAGGACGTAGACAATCATCTCGCGGAGCAGGTCGTGGCACTCGGGGTCGGCTGGTGGTGGGACGCCGACGTTGAGGACGTAGAAGCGCGAGTTGTCGATCTTGTAGCTCTTGCAGGTGGCGGTATTGGGAGCAAGAGGGTCTCGCGGCAAGAGAGTGGCGGTGAGGGTGTGGTTCGACTCGGAGGTGACAGTGTCGACAGCGGCGACTGGCTGGGCGACACGAGCAGTGACTGCGCTGATGGCGCCGAGAGCAGCGACGGCAATCTTGATGAGACCCATCTTGCAGGTTGGTGGGGACGTAGCTTGATTGTTTGAAGTTGAATTGGTGTTGAAGGGAGTAGGTGCGGTGAAGATGAGTGCGACTTGTGTTCGTGGTTGTCAGTGTGTTAGGTGGTCAGGTTGATGGGAAGCGGTGGAAGTTCTTTTGTGCTCGCCGTGCATGTGACAAGGGTCCAAGAAGTGAACGGCTCAGAGGTGAACAGCATATGAAAGCACTCATGTGAGAACGCGAGTAAATGGGCTGACAAGGTTCGGACAGTTGATCTGCTCGTCTGAGATTGTTGCACTGGACAGATGAGACATATTCGGACGGGCTTGAGTCTTTCGAGAACGCCATGGCACGCAGTGTGTGATCCACCTCATTCTCCCTTCGATGAGCCAGCTCTGACATCTGTCTTCAGAATTGGTTCATCATCGGACTATGATCGCCAATTCCTTTCATGACATGATGAACGAAACACCTCCAGCAGCCATCAACCTTTCGGAATTTGAACTCGTTCATAAGAATCGTCTTCACCCCTTCTGGCGCTCCAGTAATCTCCGACTCCATGTAGACAGTCGCCTCTCCTCTCTCCTCCTTGACTTCAGAATTGATGTTCTTGACTTCGGCATGATATGCTGGGAAAGCTTCGATGGTCTGCCGTAGGAGAGTACTGTGCTCGAGAAGTGTCAACGGGTGCGGGAAGTTCTCAAAATGTGCTCTGAAGCTTGGAGCGACGCATTTGTGGAGATCGTTGTTCTCATAGTCAAAATCGCGGTCGTTGATTGCCAGCACTCCGCTGACACATATCGATTCTAGGTACTGGGCCACGCTCTGGCCTGGCGCTGGAACACCAGCAGAATGTGCTGTAGTTGAGGACGATTCGCCACTCTGCTCGGAAGCAGGTGTTGCGCTTGAGGAAACACCCGGGGACTCTGGAAAGGACATATTGTACCCTCGATCTTGACTGGGTAGATCAACACATATATTGTCTCGTGCACCCTCTGGTCGTTGCTGCGCTGATTGAAGCGCCTTTGAGTACGCTGGAACTTCAGCGTATTCACAGGCTGACTGCCGGAAAATCTTCACATCGTCAGCGTCCTCTGCTGACTTCTTCAGTACATGTATGCGCACAAACCACGAACCTGATCAAAGTCTTGATTCAAGGCCAAATTTCGACCTTCAGTGAGTTTTCGGGCGAGGCTGGTTCTGCCTTGTTCCTGCGTGGAATGGTCTTGATTGCTCTTTCAAGCTCGAATCTCATATGTTGCTATGCTTTGCTATGCATCTCGTCGTTTCACGACTTTCTGTACCGGATTCCACGCATTTCTCCTCGTGGAAGCCGGAGATATTCATGCTGTACCGCGGGCGAACAAAGCACGAAATAGAGTTCCACCAGCGCCACCTGATTTGGCATGCAGGTGTCAAGGGTGCCCACTCCGTTCAATGACTGCCCAACCATGGCGACGTGAGCTTGGTTGCTTCCTCGGACCTAAGCGAGCTACTTCACCGGTGAGGGGTGTTCGTGTTCATGCAGAGGCATGACGAAAAGTTGGAGAGCGTGAAAGTCGACGTGGAATCGCGTGTATATATGCTGTGGTCTTGGTGTGCATTGGCATTCCTGCCCTCGATCCTCCGGGCGAGGAAGTCGGGCCATGGAGCAGCTAGCTTGAGCAGGTCTGGTTGTTGGGTCCGGCTGTACCAATGACAGACACAATGGATAGGTTGACGCACGGTGACGGACGTGGAGGAAGGGTCAAGAGCGGTCAGTTTTCACGAAATTGGATGCCTGAATTGCTGCCTCACGCTGGCAAGAACCGCCCGTCCTCTCGCTCCCAAGTTCCAACAAGGACTTCTACGATGCTTAATCAGCCCTCGCCAGGCGAAGAGGACAACCTGTTTGGCTGCTGTGAGCCTCCAGCCGTTTCTGCAAAGCAGTGCTTTCTGCTCCAAAATCGGATCCGCTGGAGCAGAGGCCACTTGGCATTTCAGCATGTCACTGTAGAGTCGTTAGCGTAAGGGGACCAACTGATGAGCACCGAGAGGCCTGTTGAATGCAAAAGTCTCTTCAATTCGTGAACAGGCCGCAGCCATGCCATGCGTCTATCGTCGCGCAATCGCTGCACTATGCAAGGACGCTCATCATCAACTTCCACTCGCAGCACAACAAGATCCTTCGAGACAACCTCAGGCCTTTCCACCTTTCTTGCCTCCGCGGCCACCTCGTGCAGCCTTCTGTGCTTGTTGACGCTCGAGTCTCGCCatctgctccttcttctccttgtcaATTAATTCACGCTCTTGCTTCTCGGCCTCCTtgcgtgcagcagcttcagctcTCTGCTCTCGCACCAATTTCAGCCGCTCCAGATCTGCTCGGGCCTCCTCCGTCTTGCCTTCCGCATGCAGCTTCTGGTATCTTTCCTTTGCTTGCTGAGCCTGCAGTGCCTCTCGCTCACGCCTCGACAGTTGTGAGAGGTCGccagtcttcttcgcctttgcgGTCTGCTTCTCCGCGTCTTCTGCGCTCGGTGGTGCTTTGTCCGCCTGCTTTCGAGCGGATGCACTGTGGTTTGGATTCGCAGGCatatcatcatcctcatcctcatcgtcatcacttGGTGGCAGATCACCAGCCTCGACGActccctgcttcttcttgatcgcAGCCTCCTTCTTTGCCTTTGCCGCGGCTCGTCGCTCCTCACGTGTCATCTCCTTTTGCTGAGAGGCTGGTccgccttcctcctcgcttGACTCCTCCTCTGAAGAatcttcctcctctgaagagtcgtcatcgtcttgcTCCGCCGGGTCTGCCCACATGGAGCTTTCTGCTCCATCTGCATCGAGGGGAGCGAGGTTCTTGCTAAAGTGACGTCCTCCTGGAGATGTGTCAGTGTATGTACACGCTGACGTGTTGTGTTGGATCCTTACCTCCTCGCTTTGCCTTGCCGAACTTGCCAGCGCGGCCTCTCGTGGCGCCTCTCGACGACATGTTGTGTGCTCGTTGGCGGGGTATTCGAAAAGTGCTCGAGGGGTTGGTGGGGTATTGTTGTCGGAGTCAAAGGACGTGGAAGGCCGTGGTGGTTCTTCGTCGCAGGTAAGTTGGATGTCCTGACTGACTGCTCCTGTAAGGCTAGAAAACCAAGAGTAGTCTAAATAGTGAACGAGGATCGAGTCACAAATGCGTTGCTTTGTGGTGAATACGTAACTTGTGATAGGCCGGTCCCTTAGTCGCTGCTGCCCCAATTCCCCACTGTTGCCAAGAACGGCACGTGGCCGCGGACATGACTTGGACGCGTTTTTTCCTTCGCGCGGCTTTCTCTTTTCCTTCCATACATAAACTGAATTCCTTCCTATTCACTGTACCGACCAAACCACTGGTTGATTAGAGGGGAAAGGACGGATAGATGGATGGACACAACCCGTTGGCTTACCTCTGCCGCTTCGAATTACGTGGAGCGGGAGCAAATATATTTGACGGTACAAATCAGCGGTAGACTCGTGGACCTGTAATGACAGGCAAAGCAGCACTGCAAGACCATATGCTCTGGACAAGATCGTGAACGTCCGAGCCGTCAGCAGAAGTGGCCTGGTCAGCCTGGGATGGGTCTCAGTCCGCTCATTGCCAGTGTAATACTGCAGGCTCTTTTGACATGAGCTGGCCTTCACTCTTCCTCATTTGTTCTTGCCGATGGTGTGAACGTGTTGCACCAGCCAGCACTTCGTCTGCATCTTTCTCAAGTTTACCATGACTTCCGACTATCGTCACTGCTACTTCCATTGGCATTCAGCTGCCTTTGCCATCGGATCTCGCGGCGGACACTCCATAACTGGGCTCTGATAATGCAAGCTTCCAATGAAGCAGTTGTGAGCATGCACTTGTGGAGAGAGACAGATTTGTGCAAAGCAACTATGTGCTGTTGAGCATTTTTCTGGTTCTGCACACGACATAGCCAAACTATCATATATCCACAGTACCATATAGTCGCGCTGCTCGAAGTCCAGATTTCCGCAGCTTTCCGCCTGTGAGCATCTCATTCACCACATCATCTTTCTCCTCTACCTGCAGCGAATCTGCATCAGCAGCCTCATCATAGCAACCTTGCCGCCAGCCATGGGACCCTCTCCAGTACGTGTGACAATACCGCCCTGAGAAATATAAAGCCAGCTCTTGAGCTTACAGACACCACAAAGCTCCGGCCAAGAGGCGTCAATCCAACGTTCTGGGTCGACCTCATGAACATTGTCTTAACGATCGCAACGTCGATCCTCTTATTCTTAGTGGTCATTTTCGCCGCCGTGTTTCTTTTCAAATTCTGCAACGATACTATTCGAAACCGGAACAAGGAAATCGAGGAGAGCAAAACACGAAAGGTAACGTGCTCAGCTGCCTTCGATTCTGTTTGAGAAGGATTGAGAACTGACGAGTGATCGATAGCAACTTGAATCGCTTGTCACGGAAACGAGGAGACTGCTTCAGGCAATTGAAGATGCTCGCATGAATCGAAGAATTGACGAATTGCAAGCAGACCTTGAGGACTCGAGTCTAAAACTGGAAGACCTGGGTAAGGAGCCTTACGCCGGACAGGCCTGTGCAACACAGCTGCGAGTGGGCAAGGGCATGCTCTTGCGGATATAGTTGTCTGGATCGTGAGAGAAGGCGATGCACGAGGACACATGATGCTACTCGCGGTGTCAGCCGCACCAGGGAGGTCCAGAGCAAACAGATACAGAGGATCACATTCAGGAGTAGTACATGTCAGAAGCAGGTAAAAGGTCACTGCGAAATTCTGTACACCATAGTATTCGGTATAATGCCTGTCTAACGCTGAACGCTCCACAAAAATGACATCGTGGTAGTCATGGCAGTAATCGCTTCGTCTCCAACTGGGTATCATGCATGCTTTTCTCTGTGCACATTtcgctgctgcgctgctcctTCTCTGCACTCTGCTGCTCAGCTAACAGGTAGCTTCTCAATCAATCATCTTCTCTGAACAGAATCTCTCCATCTACCCTGCAAATGCGAACCGACTCAGGTTGAGAGCCGGTTTCTTGCCCTCATCTGAAGCCTCGCTCGGGCTCTCTGGCACGAGCAGGTCTTCGCTGCCCTTCACCGGTAATTCTGACAATGCATGGCCGAATAAAGCTGGCTCTTTCTCCACGTCCCGCCACTTATCCTCGTTGATGACTGCGCTGTCGGCTTCTGCCTCATCGGAGCGAAACTCGACAGCTGGCAATCCTGGGGGCGACTCAAGCACAATGCCGCTATCGTCAATGTCCGCGGGGCTCTGTTCGACTTTCGGACTGAGGAGCAGTGTTGAAGACTGTTTGACTGGCGTACGAGAGAACAATGGGGCAGAAGCTGTGCGCGAGAGTGTCTTCTTCCCTATCAATGTCTCGCCGTATCTCATGGCCTCGAAGTCAAGGCGAACGCCCTTGCTGAAGACGCTGTGTTCTTGTGTGCTGCTACTGACGGACGTTGCTGTCGTGCTGAAAGACGCTTGCGACTGAGTACTTGTCTCGCTGGTGTCCACCGTCGACTGTGAGGTTGTGGCATCGTTACCATCTGCGAACACTTgtagcttctttctcttccggGGAGACGACAACGCGGGGACGGCGGTCTTCTCGGAAGAGTCCGCATCATTCTTGACATTGGTCTTCTCGATGAGCTCTGGGTCTTGAGTCACTGCCGCAAGCGCCTCAGCAACAGAATCGTCCGACCACAAGTCGAACTCCTCCGTTACACGCCTGGACTTGCGACGCACTGACGGACTAGGCTGTGCTGCAGCTTTGGCAAAGAACTTGCTCGTGGCTGACTCAACGCCCTGGCCTCCTttcatggcggcggtgatgccAGAGTCTGAGCATAAGCGTTGCCGCTTTGGAGAAGCTCGATGAGTTGGAAAAGGATCAGTAACAGTGCGGCGGGAAATCTGTGGTGCTGAAGACGGTGGTTGTACATTGGCGGTGCGCAAGCCACCAAAGAAACGCGGAGCCGGTACGCGTGAGGCAGATTGGGTCCCAGTCACAGGCGTAGTAGACCACGAGGTTGGCCCTTGTTGGTCGAGGAGTCGCAGTTGGCTGGGCGTGAGGGAGAGGGAGTTGGGATCGAGCTCAGCAAGAGGGACGCGGCGTGCTTTAAAGAATTCGTCGATGGGTCTGCCGGCGTGCTTCTCGAGGGGAGCTGATACTGTGCGTCTCGGTGGTGGTTGCCAGAGTCTGTTGAATGTGTTCGGGAGCACGATCGGCTTCTTAGTGTTGGGATCAAGGTCGCCGCAAGCCACGCCTGCAGCTACATCGGACTCGACATAGCTGCCAATGTATGGCATAGACTCTGCAGTCAGGCCTGTGGGGAGCGGATTGAGATTGACGAGACAATTGGCTTCCGGACAGAAGACCCATTGGTGCAGGAATGTCCTCTCTGCCCGGTAGAATTGCTCCAGATAGTCTTTGGGCACTCTCATCTTGCCGTCGAACTGCACTGTCCGGACGATTCGCTCCACGGTTTTATGCTTGCGGACCAGGCGGTAGGCAGTCTTCAAGCCCATCTTGTCAATGCCTGCCAAGTAGTCGCAGCCACTGAGCATGGTCATCATGCGAAACTCCTTGTCAGTCCAGCCTACCAGGCTGACGTCGCGGACAGAAGTGAAGTCGGCGCGGTTGACCATGATGCATTCGCCGTACTGGTCGAGCTTGGTGAGAAGGCACTTGACGCCAAAGACCAGGAGATCGGAGTCTTCGCTGATGACACCATTGATGTGACCCTGCTTCTCGAGATATGCCAGCTGGCTGTCGGCTTCGTACGGCGCGACGACGTATGTCACCCCCAATTTCTTGAGCTCCTCAATGATCTCGCGTGCCATTGCCGGAGTGACGTCCACAGCTTTCTGCAGTTCCAATTGGGCTTGCGAAGGCCGGCCCATTCTCAACATCTCCAATCCCACTCGCTTGCTCTCCTTCCGCCGCGCCGCCCGCTCCTTCTCGGTGTGTGACTTACTCGGCAGATAGTCGCCATCGAAGACCAGGTATGGCTTCACGCCGAAGTGGATCAGCATCCGAACGCGGTGCAGCACGAAGTCGATGTGCTTGCGGGTTGGTTTCCCCTCGGCCAGCTCAATGGCACAGGCGACGGTGCCGCGGTGCAGCCAGCCATAGGCGTCGACTCCGAGCGTCTGGCCGGCGAAGTTGCGCAAGTGGGTGGGCTTATGGATGCTCTTGAGCAGCGGCAAGAGTCCTGTTGGGCGGCGTCAATGGTGATCAGGGGAGGGGAGTGCGGTGGAGAGGAGGCGCTCACCTTGAATGCCCATGATGTCTGTATTGTTAGTATCCCGTCGCGGTCATATCGTATTGTCGTGCTATTGTCCTGCACTCTCGAGCTGCAGCGGTCATGGGTCGGGAAGTGCTGGTGGAGTTGCGGCGCGTCAAACGCCAGCAGGCACGCGTCGATCCGGGTCGCGCCAAGAAACTGACGTGCGTAGCCTTGGAGCCTCAGCCAAAATTTCCAGAGGCAAGTCCCAAATCGACAACACCGGAAGAAAGCAGTCAAGATGCCGTCGAAACACAGCAAGATCGTCAAGCACGttcacaagaagaagggtgcCAAAATCAACGCCCTCCATGAGAACAGTCGCGATGCCAAAAGGATTCGAAATGCTGGTGCCCGAGACGAGCGGGTCGCAAATATCAACGCTACCCGTCAGAAGCAGAATCGTCCTTGGTTGGACCGGGTAGCATTTTTCCAAGACAGACTCCCGGAGACCCTGCATCCACTTGATCTTGATCAAATCAAGTCCGATATTGCAGAGTATCTCAGTCGACACGACGAGGAATTGGCATCTCTGAAAGCAGAGAGGCGGCCAGGCAGGCCTCCGAGCAACCGACAACTTTTGCTGGAGCAGGCGATCAATTCAGAGCAGCAGGAGTTCGAGAGCGGATTCTGGGTGCCGGATCTGCAGGACGAA
This genomic interval from Cercospora beticola chromosome 7, complete sequence contains the following:
- a CDS encoding uncharacterized protein (antiSMASH:Cluster_1), yielding MGPSPLRPRGVNPTFWVDLMNIVLTIATSILLFLVVIFAAVFLFKFCNDTIRNRNKEIEESKTRKQLESLVTETRRLLQAIEDARMNRRIDELQADLEDSSLKLEDLGKEPYAGQACATQLRVGKGMLLRI
- a CDS encoding uncharacterized protein (antiSMASH:Cluster_1) → MSFPESPGVSSSATPASEQSGESSSTTAHSAGVPAPGQSVAQYLESICVSGVLAINDRDFDYENNDLHKCVAPSFRAHFENFPHPLTLLEHSTLLRQTIEAFPAYHAEVKNINSEVKEERGEATVYMESEITGAPEGVKTILMNEFKFRKVDGCWRCFVHHVMKGIGDHSPMMNQF
- a CDS encoding uncharacterized protein (antiSMASH:Cluster_1~BUSCO:EOG09262A65), whose protein sequence is MGIQGLLPLLKSIHKPTHLRNFAGQTLGVDAYGWLHRGTVACAIELAEGKPTRKHIDFVLHRVRMLIHFGVKPYLVFDGDYLPSKSHTEKERAARRKESKRVGLEMLRMGRPSQAQLELQKAVDVTPAMAREIIEELKKLGVTYVVAPYEADSQLAYLEKQGHINGVISEDSDLLVFGVKCLLTKLDQYGECIMVNRADFTSVRDVSLVGWTDKEFRMMTMLSGCDYLAGIDKMGLKTAYRLVRKHKTVERIVRTVQFDGKMRVPKDYLEQFYRAERTFLHQWVFCPEANCLVNLNPLPTGLTAESMPYIGSYVESDVAAGVACGDLDPNTKKPIVLPNTFNRLWQPPPRRTVSAPLEKHAGRPIDEFFKARRVPLAELDPNSLSLTPSQLRLLDQQGPTSWSTTPVTGTQSASRVPAPRFFGGLRTANVQPPSSAPQISRRTVTDPFPTHRASPKRQRLCSDSGITAAMKGGQGVESATSKFFAKAAAQPSPSVRRKSRRVTEEFDLWSDDSVAEALAAVTQDPELIEKTNVKNDADSSEKTAVPALSSPRKRKKLQVFADGNDATTSQSTVDTSETSTQSQASFSTTATSVSSSTQEHSVFSKGVRLDFEAMRYGETLIGKKTLSRTASAPLFSRTPVKQSSTLLLSPKVEQSPADIDDSGIVLESPPGLPAVEFRSDEAEADSAVINEDKWRDVEKEPALFGHALSELPVKGSEDLLVPESPSEASDEGKKPALNLSRFAFAG
- a CDS encoding uncharacterized protein (antiSMASH:Cluster_1) → MGLIKIAVAALGAISAVTARVAQPVAAVDTVTSESNHTLTATLLPRDPLAPNTATCKSYKIDNSRFYVLNVGVPPPADPECHDLLREMIVYVLINAGSGFACSRIEGDQTSLQFETPDVLDNQRKDDRNNEQLVNALQHVFPTVPFWHEGICHSGEYPRPNYWTGDPSNAKRALEDGREANEQMVFTDSELA
- a CDS encoding uncharacterized protein (antiSMASH:Cluster_1); amino-acid sequence: MPSKHSKIVKHVHKKKGAKINALHENSRDAKRIRNAGARDERVANINATRQKQNRPWLDRVAFFQDRLPETLHPLDLDQIKSDIAEYLSRHDEELASLKAERRPGRPPSNRQLLLEQAINSEQQEFESGFWVPDLQDEGTLMKLDAWKGSWLELGVLRFVRVDKDGVVKESSFPPRGAS
- a CDS encoding uncharacterized protein (antiSMASH:Cluster_1); this translates as MSSRGATRGRAGKFGKAKRGGGRHFSKNLAPLDADGAESSMWADPAEQDDDDSSEEEDSSEEESSEEEGGPASQQKEMTREERRAAAKAKKEAAIKKKQGVVEAGDLPPSDDDEDEDDDMPANPNHSASARKQADKAPPSAEDAEKQTAKAKKTGDLSQLSRREREALQAQQAKERYQKLHAEGKTEEARADLERLKLVREQRAEAAARKEAEKQERELIDKEKKEQMARLERQQAQKAARGGRGGKKGGKA